A segment of the Candidatus Neomarinimicrobiota bacterium genome:
TCGTTCTGATCGTATCGTGCAGAGAGAGCGATGGTGATCGCCTCTGTATTCTCATTTCGTCGCGGCAGAGATTCATCGTTATTTGGTATATCCAGGGTGAAAACTTCCCGGGGTCCTTAAGTTTCCTCAAACCCTTATATGCCCTTATAAATGCTTTTTGTGTCACGTCTTTTGCGTCTTCTCTTCTGCCGAGAACTTTAAATGCAAAGTTATAAAGCTTCACCTGCCAGCGGTTGACCAAAACGTTGAACGCCTGAACGTCCCCGTCAAGATATTTAAGTATCAGCTCGCTATCTTCCATATATCCCCGTCTTACTCTTATTTAAGACTTCAAAAGAGCATGAAAAGTTCTATTATCTATGAAGATATACAGATAGGTGCGAATTCGGCAAGTAATAATGACCAGAGACCGGAAATACGAATTATTTATGAAGAGCGAATAAAAACGAAAACCTTTTTGTAGTTCCGGGTGTCTTATATAGTGAAACAACTACTCCGGGAAAGACGTAGATAGATGGAGAAAACGGGAGTGGAAGAATTTAGATGATAACGGAGGTAAGAAATGAAACGCACAACGGTAACCAGGACAATATCAGCCATGTTGACGGCGGGAATGATATTGGGGGCGGTCATCTCTGTTGCGGCAGAAGAAGATGAAACCACAAGGCTTATAAAGACGCTGAGAGCCGATAACCTCGGACGGAGAGTAAGCGCTGCTCATATATTGGGCCAAAACAAGGAGGTAAGGGCAGTCAATCCACTGATTCGAATGCTTGAGAACGATATCAAATACTCCGCGAGAATTTCAGCCGCGGTCGCGCTCGCTCAGATAGGCGACAAAAAGGCGCTGAGTGCGCTCAAAAACTCGGCGAGAAACGATAAGGACGGGAATGTCAGAACTGTGGCAAGAGGGGCGATTTTCGAGATCGAAAGATCAGACGTAAAGATAGTGATGGAATAACAGAGCGCCACAGAACGATCTAAAGCCCGCGCCGATAGTGTGCGGGCTTTTTATTATGCTTCCGTTTTGGGTTTAACAAGAGTAATATTAACCTCTGATGGAAGATACCCCTCCCGAAGATAAAAGCGAGCTGGCAAAAGAAGCAGGAAACCCCGATCTCACAGCGAGTAGAGCTTTATTCGATTTTTCGGTTCTGATCATTCTCATATATCTGTTTTTGGCGGTTGTGAATCCCCACAAGAGAGTGTATCATCTTTTAATGTCACTGCCGTATCTGATAGTCGCAATCTTAGCGAAGAGGAAATCGAAATTGCTCTACCCGCTGGGATTAGCCGCCGCGGTCATCCCCCTGTCGATCGGCTTTTTTAACGGCGACTATCTGATTTCGCTCGGAGAATGGGGCATGTTCCTCCAAAAAGGCTCGAGTCTCCGTTTTTTTGAATTAGCCGACGCTGTTCTATTGCTTGGCTTTGCAGGGATGGGGTATTATTCCATTAAGAGGATTTTTCGATAATTCATAAAGGGAGAAGATTATGCATATGGATTTGAACTCAATTCGTAAGACAGAACCAAACAGTACATTGGGAATAATCCGTATATTCTTAGGTATTATGTTCCTCGGAACAGGTCTGATGAAATACACAGTTCCTATGCTCTGGGAGGCATGGTCGGGTCAGCTGCTTGCCGGTAATATCCCGCTATATGAATTCAGCCGGTACGTAATCCCTGCCATAGAGATCATAATCGGGCTGCTCTTGATCATAGGGCTGTACTCCCGACCCGCGAGCGTTTTTGTTATCGGCATGATGAAAGTTGCAACGTACGTACATATAGTCGCCGACGATCCCGCGCTCTTCCCGCTTCAGCCACACCAGCCGGTTATCCCCTTAGCACTGTTCGCTATGGGAGTCTATGTCCTGATAAAAGGCGGAGGCAGCTGGAGCAGGGATATTCGAGGGAACAGTTTCAGCAGTTTCTGGAATAGGTGAAGTCGGATTTAGAGGACAGTAAGCATCTTTTCATAGGTAGACCAGCTTATTTGTATTGGTCGTGGGCGAAACAGTAAGACTTCACTGATTTATTAAAATGCAAATACATATATTTAATTATCTTTTGATAACTTTATTAGGAATGACATTGCGTTTCTTCTTTCAATATCTCTTTTATCTTTCAGCACTTTACTGCTTCCGCAAATCGTTCCTCCTATCCCAACACAAGCGACTAAGGTATCAATTTCCGGAAGTTGCTCTAACAACTCTCTCCCAAGATCTTTTCCAGATTCTAATGTTTCATTTCTTTCAACCTGATTAACATAAAAATACCTATCTCTTTCTGCAATCCTTTTTGTATGTCCCAAAGCAGCCATAATCCAGCCAAAGGGAAACGGATTTTTCCGGCTACTCAAAAAATAAATCTCAGGATTATGGGGAA
Coding sequences within it:
- a CDS encoding sigma-70 family RNA polymerase sigma factor — encoded protein: MEDSELILKYLDGDVQAFNVLVNRWQVKLYNFAFKVLGRREDAKDVTQKAFIRAYKGLRKLKDPGKFSPWIYQITMNLCRDEMRIQRRSPSLSLHDTIRTSNGEEVELQEFLTDDSESADDALYQGEVAEIIRKGLKMIPEEQRIVIIMKEYQGLKFREISEILQEPLNTVKSRMYYGLNALRKALSSLEIDKEVFQYEL
- a CDS encoding DoxX family membrane protein produces the protein MDLNSIRKTEPNSTLGIIRIFLGIMFLGTGLMKYTVPMLWEAWSGQLLAGNIPLYEFSRYVIPAIEIIIGLLLIIGLYSRPASVFVIGMMKVATYVHIVADDPALFPLQPHQPVIPLALFAMGVYVLIKGGGSWSRDIRGNSFSSFWNR
- a CDS encoding HEAT repeat domain-containing protein; translated protein: MKRTTVTRTISAMLTAGMILGAVISVAAEEDETTRLIKTLRADNLGRRVSAAHILGQNKEVRAVNPLIRMLENDIKYSARISAAVALAQIGDKKALSALKNSARNDKDGNVRTVARGAIFEIERSDVKIVME
- a CDS encoding pyridoxal-phosphate dependent enzyme; translated protein: PHNPEIYFLSSRKNPFPFGWIMAALGHTKRIAERDRYFYVNQVERNETLESGKDLGRELLEQLPEIDTLVACVGIGGTICGSSKVLKDKRDIERRNAMSFLIKLSKDN